One genomic region from Amphiprion ocellaris isolate individual 3 ecotype Okinawa chromosome 20, ASM2253959v1, whole genome shotgun sequence encodes:
- the slc5a6b gene encoding solute carrier family 5 member 6, which translates to MDPSDQKHFTVVDYVIFAVLLAASMAIGLYYALSGGRQRTTQEFLMADRSMGCLPVSLSLIASFQSAVAIIGVPAEIYTHGTQYWFIGCAYILGLIIPAHVFIPVLYRLRISSAYQYLELRFNKTVRICGTLTFIFQMVIYMGVCVYTPAFALNAVTGFELWGTVLATGLVCTLYTTLGGLKAVIWTDVFQTVVMFAGQLAVIVVGVLRTGGVSEVWRKVWEGNRIAGLDLNPDPTERHTFWTLGVGGIFLMLSLYGVNQAQVQRYLSSRTEKEAVRSCYMVFPSLQLALALSCVMGLVMFARYCGEDHSDKLGSSSRDAMVVYFVMDMLQGLPGLPGLFVACLFSAALSTISSAFNSLATVTMEDLIKPHFPAMTEARATLLSKALAMSYGLLCLAMAYLTHLMGDSVLQVALKIFGMVGGPILGLFCLGMFFPWANAIGAVAGLGAGLTVSFWIGVGSIVTRTSGMKPLPPDCRVALLSNDTTAAIQTALSNVTLSRPSGLKRFYSLSYMWYSGFNCFTVILIGLIISFITGPMKEEDVTPGTIYPLLGKLLCFLPEHLKKKLCCVTPLGQTLAPPQRSSPPQHKESNGLVGASQEEMESFLPEAPFVEYETAV; encoded by the exons ATGGACCCGTCCGACCAGAAGCACTTCACGGTTGTAGACTATGTGATATTTGCCGTCTTACTCGCCGCCTCCATGGCCATCGGACTCTACTACGCTCTGTCTGGAGGCCGTCAGCGAACCACGCAGGAGTTCCTGATGGCAGACAGGAGCATGGGGTGCCTTCCAGTTTCCCTGTCGCTCATCGCCTCCTTCCAGTCGGCCGTGGCGATCATCGGCGTCCCAGCAGAGATCTACACTCACGGTACTCAGTACTGGTTCATCGGGTGCGCCTACATTCTGGGCCTCATCATTCCAGCTCATGTTTTCATTCCAGTGTTGTACAGACTTCGCATCTCCAGCGCTTATCAG TACCTTGAGCTGCGCTTCAACAAAACAGTGCGCATCTGTGGAACTTTGACCTTCATCTTTCAAATG GTTATTTATATGGGAGTCTGTGTGTATACTCCAGCTTTTGCACTAAACGCAG taaCTGGATTTGAATTGTGGGGAACAGTGCTGGCCACTGGACTAGTGTGCACATTGTACACAACACTG GGTGGTTTGAAGGCTGTCATCTGGACAGACGTCTTTCAGACGGTGGTGATGTTTGCAGGGCAGCTGGCTGTCATTGTGGTGGGAGTTCTGAGGACGGGAGGAGTGTCTGAAGTGTGGAGGAAAGTCTGGGAGGGAAACCGCATTGCTGGTCTCGA CCTGAACCCAGATCCTACAGAGAGACACACCTTCTGGACTCTGGGCGTTGGAGGGATCTTCCTCATGTTGTCCCTGTATGGAGTGAACCAGGCTCAGGTCCAAAGATACCTCAGCTCACGTACAGAGAAAGAAGCTGTCAG GTCCTGCTACATGGTGTTTCCCTCCCTGCAGCTCGCTCTGGCTCTCAGCTGTGTGATGGGTCTGGTCATGTTTGCACGATACTGTGGAGAAGATCACTCAGACAAGCTGGGAAGCTCCTCCAGGGATGCA ATGGTGGTATACTTTGTGATGGACATGCTGCAGGGTCTGCCCGGCCTGCCTGGACTGTTCGTTGCCTGTTTATTCAGTGCAGCGCTCAG CACTATCTCCTCTGCCTTCAACTCTTTGGCTACTGTGACGATGGAGGATCTCATCAAACCACATTTTCCCGCCATGACAGAAGCCAGAGCAACTCTGCTGTCCAAAGCTTTAG CCATGTCCTATGGACTGCTGTGTCTGGCCATGGCCTATCTCACTCACCTCATGGGGGATTCAGTTTTACAG GTGGCTTTGAAAATCTTTGGGATGGTTGGTGGTCCTATTCTCGGCCTGTTTTGCCTCGGGATGTTCTTCCCCTGGGCCAACGCCATC GGAGCGGTGGCTGGTCTGGGTGCAGGTCTGACTGTATCTTTCTGGATCGGCGTCGGCAGCATCGTCACTCGTACCTCCGGCATGAAACCGCTGCCGCCTGACTGCCGAGTCGCTCTGCTGTCAAACGACACGACTGCCGCCATTCAGACGGCTCTCAGCAACGTCACGCTGAG CCGACCCTCCGGCCTGAAGAGGTTTTATTCGCTGTCCTACATGTGGTACAGCGGGTTCAACTGCTTCACAGTCATTCTGATTGGCCTCATCATTAGCTTTATCACAG GCCCAATGAAAGAAGAAGATGTGACACCAGGAACAATCTATCCCTTGTTGGGGAAGCTGCTTTGTTTTCTACCTGAACACCTCAAAAAGAAGCTCTGCTGTGTGACTCCTCTGGGACAGACG CTCGCACCTCCACAAAGGTCGTCTCCTCCACAACACAAAGAAAGTAACGGACTGGTCGGAGCGTCACAAGAAGAGAtggagagttttcttcctgaagctcCTTTTGTCGAGTATGAAACAGCCGTTTGA
- the cenpo gene encoding centromere protein O isoform X2, whose amino-acid sequence MIANCLEFSSGVAVVGGVANDDAAAKFKNLYWMFVAQQRHYSQRNKEKDSRNMEAASTKGVLSHLSLLEVQARSRRTQPQQQSRVKELKAKVEALKVQKQQLEAEIETHQNLQKLRLSLDKQCADEEDVEMEEDSENSQLLRLMARHTQLKDLLHAHHLIGGYDIIKTHQGKGVCVSLATAYEGVYLDTYNLEIDLKPTVKIGRHNIPPFIPVNSLAEVNDMQTNMRAFLDALSQHLNAFAGRKQQLKLLREQHKSVEVMESNVLCSILVLMFKVPSAKTAVLCTLDYTDHSSCLPTRVHFECEDKQLPDSDQWKKNCSLLMETPVHTALTAMKKMGDIV is encoded by the exons ATGATCGCAAACtgtttagaattttcttccggGGTTGCGGTTGTGGGCGGTGTTGCTAACGACGATGCAGCCGCCAAATTTAAAAACTTGTACTGGATGTTTGTAGCTCAACAGCGTCATTATTCACAgcgaaataaagaaaaagactcGCGAAACATGGAGGCAGCGTCCACGAAAG gtgttttgagtcatttgagtTTGCTGGAGGTTCAGGCAAGGAGCCGCAGGACTCAGCCTCAGCAACAGAGCCGGGTGAAGGAGCTAAAGGCTAAAGTTGAAGCGCTGAAGGTGcaaaagcagcagctggaggcagAAATAGAAACACACCAG AATCTCCAGAAACTGAGGTTGTCTCTGGACAAACAGTGTGCAGATGAAGAAGATGTGGAAATGGAAGAAGACTCTGAAAACTCACAGCTTTTACGACTGATGGCCAGACATACACAACTGAAAGATCTGCTGCACGCTCATCACCTCATTG GTGGGTATGACATCATTAAAACTCATCAAGGTAAAGGAGTTTGTGTATCTCTGGCGACGGCATACGAGGGCGTCTACTTGGACACCTACAACCTGGAGATTGACCTGAAGCCGACAGTGAAGATCGGCCGCCACAACATCCCCCCCTTCATCCCCGTAAACAGCCTCGCCGAGGTGAACGACATGCAGACAAACATGAGGGCTTTTCTGGATGCCCTCAGTCAGCATCTCAACGCCTTTGCTGGACGcaagcagcagctgaagcttCTTAGG GAGCAACATAAGTCCGTCGAAGTGATGGAGAGTAATGTTCTGTGTTCGATACTGGTGCTGATGTTCAAGGTGCCGAGTGCGAAGACGGCCGTTCTCTGCACGTTGGACTACACAGACCACAGCAGCTGTCTTCCAACGCGAGTCCACTTTGAATGTGAAG acaagCAGCTTCCCGACTCTGATCAGTGGAAGAAAAACTGCAGCTTACTTATGGAGACTCCAGTGCATACAGCTTTGACAGCCATGAAGAAAATGGGGgatattgtgtaa
- the tp53i3 gene encoding quinone oxidoreductase PIG3 has protein sequence MHHILQTGRFLLRSQTAWHGCSSVANMMQAVCVDVPGGPESLLLRSVSRPQPKDGEVLIKVHAAALNRADLLQRRGLYPPPPGESDIMGLEVAGTVDSLGPGVKMDWKPDDRVMALLCGGGYAEYVSVPEELLMSVPSNLTLSQAAAIPEAWLTAFQLLVFIAQVKEGEVVLVHAGGSGVGTAAVQLVRLFGAVPVVTAGSEEKLKMAEKLGAAAGFNYREESFAKGVQDLTGGKGANVILDCIGGCNWEQNVSCLSVDGRWVLYGTMGGRAVEGDLLGKLLSKRGHLLSSLLRSRSLQYKADLVKAFSHRVLPHFSAQSASLRPVIDSSFSLEDVAEAHRHMEANRNMGKIIINVIPPKQGTQ, from the exons ATGCATCACATCCTGCAAACTGGAAGATTTTTGTTAAGAAGCCAAACA GCCTGGCACGGGTGTTCGAGTGTTGCCAATATGATGCAGGCGGTGTGTGTTGACGTACCTGGAGGTCCAGAGAGTTTGTTACTGCGAAGCGTCTCCAGACCTCAACCTAAAGATGGAGAAGTCCTGATCAAAGTTCATGCAGCTGCTCTCAACAGGGCAGATTTACTACAG AGACGAGGCCTTTACCCACCTCCCCCGGGTGAGAGTGACATCATGGGCCTGGAGGTCGCCGGTACCGTGGATTCTCTGGGTCCAGGAGTGAAAATGGACTGGAAGCCAGACGACCGGGTCATGGCTCTGCTCTGTGGAGGAGGATATGCAGAATATGTTTCTGTCCCCGAAGAGCTTCTCATGTCTGTTCCCTCTAATCTGACCCTCAGCCAGGCTGCTGCCATCCCAGAAGCCTGGCTCACTGCGTTTCAGCTGCTGGTTTTTATAG CCCAGGTGAAGGAGGGTGAGGTGGTTCTGGTTCATGCTGGAGGCAGCGGAGTCGGAACCGCCGCCGTCCAGCTGGTTCGTCTGTTTGGTGCCGTTCCCGTCGTCACTGCAGGGAGCGAAGAGAAACTGAAGATGGCCGAGAAACTGGGAGCAGCAGCTGGATTCAACTACAGAGAAGAGAGTTTTGCAAAAGGAGTTCAGGACTTGACAGGAG GTAAGGGGGCAAACGTCATCCTGGACTGCATCGGTGGCTGCAACTGGGAGCAGAATGTGAGCTGTTTATCTGTGGACGGCCGCTGGGTTCTGTACGGGACGATGGGAGGCCGAGCCGTGGAGGGAGACCTGCTGGGTAAACTGCTCTCCAAGCGAGGCCACTTGCTCAGCAGCCTCCTTCGCTCTCGCAGCCTTCAG TACAAAGCGGACCTGGTAAAGGCTTTTTCACACAGAGTTTTACCACATTTCTCAGCTCAGTCGGCTTCCTTGAGGCCAGTGATCGACAGCAGCTTCAGTCTGGAGGACGTCGCAGAGGCTCACAGACACATGGAGGCCAACAGAAACATGGGAAAGATTATTATTAATGTGATTCCGCCTAAACAGGGAACTCAGTGA
- the cenpo gene encoding centromere protein O isoform X1, producing the protein MIANCLEFSSGVAVVGGVANDDAAAKFKNLYWMFVAQQRHYSQRNKEKDSRNMEAASTKAGVLSHLSLLEVQARSRRTQPQQQSRVKELKAKVEALKVQKQQLEAEIETHQNLQKLRLSLDKQCADEEDVEMEEDSENSQLLRLMARHTQLKDLLHAHHLIGGYDIIKTHQGKGVCVSLATAYEGVYLDTYNLEIDLKPTVKIGRHNIPPFIPVNSLAEVNDMQTNMRAFLDALSQHLNAFAGRKQQLKLLREQHKSVEVMESNVLCSILVLMFKVPSAKTAVLCTLDYTDHSSCLPTRVHFECEDKQLPDSDQWKKNCSLLMETPVHTALTAMKKMGDIV; encoded by the exons ATGATCGCAAACtgtttagaattttcttccggGGTTGCGGTTGTGGGCGGTGTTGCTAACGACGATGCAGCCGCCAAATTTAAAAACTTGTACTGGATGTTTGTAGCTCAACAGCGTCATTATTCACAgcgaaataaagaaaaagactcGCGAAACATGGAGGCAGCGTCCACGAAAG caggtgttttgagtcatttgagtTTGCTGGAGGTTCAGGCAAGGAGCCGCAGGACTCAGCCTCAGCAACAGAGCCGGGTGAAGGAGCTAAAGGCTAAAGTTGAAGCGCTGAAGGTGcaaaagcagcagctggaggcagAAATAGAAACACACCAG AATCTCCAGAAACTGAGGTTGTCTCTGGACAAACAGTGTGCAGATGAAGAAGATGTGGAAATGGAAGAAGACTCTGAAAACTCACAGCTTTTACGACTGATGGCCAGACATACACAACTGAAAGATCTGCTGCACGCTCATCACCTCATTG GTGGGTATGACATCATTAAAACTCATCAAGGTAAAGGAGTTTGTGTATCTCTGGCGACGGCATACGAGGGCGTCTACTTGGACACCTACAACCTGGAGATTGACCTGAAGCCGACAGTGAAGATCGGCCGCCACAACATCCCCCCCTTCATCCCCGTAAACAGCCTCGCCGAGGTGAACGACATGCAGACAAACATGAGGGCTTTTCTGGATGCCCTCAGTCAGCATCTCAACGCCTTTGCTGGACGcaagcagcagctgaagcttCTTAGG GAGCAACATAAGTCCGTCGAAGTGATGGAGAGTAATGTTCTGTGTTCGATACTGGTGCTGATGTTCAAGGTGCCGAGTGCGAAGACGGCCGTTCTCTGCACGTTGGACTACACAGACCACAGCAGCTGTCTTCCAACGCGAGTCCACTTTGAATGTGAAG acaagCAGCTTCCCGACTCTGATCAGTGGAAGAAAAACTGCAGCTTACTTATGGAGACTCCAGTGCATACAGCTTTGACAGCCATGAAGAAAATGGGGgatattgtgtaa